In Pectobacterium aroidearum, the following are encoded in one genomic region:
- a CDS encoding methionine ABC transporter permease: protein MADLWIDLVAAFGETFQMVGISTLLAVIGGLPLGLLIYVTDRNLFWQNRAVYLFGTVLVNIIRSIPFVILLVLLLPLTQFLLGNTIGPVAAAVPMSVAAIAFYARLVDSALREIDPGIVEAAEAFGASPMRIIGTVLLPEAKAGLLRGLTITLVSLIGYSAMAGIVGGGGVGDLAIRFGYYRYETEVMVITVVALVILVQVVQTLGDWLSKRADKRERR, encoded by the coding sequence ATGGCTGATTTATGGATCGATCTGGTCGCGGCATTCGGCGAAACATTCCAGATGGTAGGGATTTCAACGCTGCTTGCCGTCATCGGTGGTTTGCCACTGGGGCTGCTGATTTACGTCACGGACAGGAATCTGTTCTGGCAAAACCGCGCCGTCTATCTGTTTGGCACTGTGCTGGTGAATATTATTCGCTCTATTCCCTTCGTTATTCTGCTGGTCTTGCTGCTACCGCTGACGCAGTTTCTCTTGGGGAATACAATTGGACCTGTGGCGGCGGCGGTGCCGATGTCAGTGGCTGCGATCGCGTTCTATGCGCGGCTGGTGGATAGTGCGCTGCGTGAAATCGATCCCGGTATCGTGGAGGCGGCTGAAGCATTTGGAGCCAGCCCGATGCGTATTATCGGCACGGTGTTACTGCCAGAGGCGAAAGCTGGATTATTGCGCGGCCTGACGATTACGCTGGTGAGCCTCATCGGATATTCAGCGATGGCGGGCATCGTCGGTGGCGGCGGCGTGGGGGATCTGGCGATCCGCTTTGGCTATTACCGCTATGAAACCGAGGTGATGGTGATCACCGTTGTTGCATTGGTCATTCTGGTGCAGGTGGTACAAACACTGGGCGACTGGTTGTCAAAGCGTGCAGATAAGCGCGAACGCCGCTAA
- a CDS encoding methionine ABC transporter ATP-binding protein encodes MIQLEGVSVDFSHGKQPENRAVDNVSLHIQRGEVYGIVGTSGAGKSTLLRTINLLQRPTSGRVLVNGVLISELSGQLLREQRQKIGMIFQHFNLMQTRTVAENVAFSLKAAGKSNADIAARVPEILNLVGLADKASSYPAQLSGGQKQRVGIARAIANDPEVLLCDEPTSALDLETSAAILALLKEINDKLGITIVLISHEMSVIKAVCDRVAVMTGGRVVEEGDVFDIFATPQHAFTRQLVSHTLDLALPPRLLKDLQGTLLKILFVGESAEQPVLSDVATRFGVSVNILHGKIEYIGNRALGILVALLTHPSDPAKVAEAVEHIQVRTANVEVLHG; translated from the coding sequence ATGATTCAGTTAGAAGGGGTAAGCGTTGACTTCTCTCATGGGAAGCAGCCAGAAAACCGCGCGGTAGACAACGTGTCGCTGCACATCCAGCGCGGAGAGGTTTACGGTATTGTCGGCACCAGCGGCGCGGGAAAAAGCACGCTGTTGCGGACCATCAATCTCTTACAGCGTCCGACGTCAGGTCGTGTGCTCGTCAACGGTGTGCTCATCAGCGAACTGTCAGGGCAGCTTCTGCGAGAGCAGCGGCAAAAAATCGGCATGATCTTTCAGCATTTCAACCTGATGCAGACGCGCACGGTGGCGGAAAACGTGGCGTTTAGCCTGAAAGCCGCCGGGAAATCCAACGCGGATATCGCAGCGCGCGTGCCGGAAATTCTGAATCTGGTGGGGCTGGCGGATAAAGCATCATCTTATCCGGCACAGCTCAGCGGCGGACAGAAACAACGCGTAGGTATTGCCCGAGCGATTGCTAACGATCCCGAAGTGTTGCTGTGCGATGAACCAACGTCGGCGCTCGATCTGGAAACCTCTGCCGCCATTTTGGCATTGCTGAAAGAGATTAACGACAAGCTGGGTATCACCATCGTGCTGATTTCTCATGAGATGAGCGTGATTAAAGCCGTCTGCGATCGGGTCGCGGTAATGACGGGCGGTCGGGTGGTGGAAGAAGGCGATGTTTTCGATATCTTCGCGACGCCGCAGCATGCATTTACCCGCCAGTTGGTTTCCCACACGCTCGATTTGGCACTGCCGCCGCGTTTGCTGAAGGATTTGCAGGGCACACTATTAAAGATTCTATTCGTCGGCGAATCGGCGGAGCAACCCGTGCTGTCGGATGTCGCGACACGTTTTGGTGTGTCCGTCAACATCCTGCACGGCAAGATCGAATACATCGGCAATCGTGCGCTAGGCATTCTCGTGGCGCTATTGACGCATCCATCCGACCCCGCAAAAGTGGCGGAAGCGGTGGAACATATTCAGGTAAGAACGGCGAACGTGGAGGTGCTGCATGGCTGA
- a CDS encoding MetQ/NlpA family ABC transporter substrate-binding protein — protein sequence MKLTHSVRAALGITLLAAGMQLAMASSDPQTITFGVAPGPYGDMVNLAIKPELVKKGYKVVVREFSDYVQPNLALANGSIDANLFQHTLYLEKFAADKGLKISPLITVPTASMGFYSKKIKSLDELKKGDVVTLSNDATNLARGLRFLQSMGLITIKADIDPTKASEKDILENPRGLVFKPMEAAQLPRTLDSVTASLVNGNFALASGLKLSSAIKLETLDENLKNIIAVRTDDLDKPFVKDTKAIVEGPAYAAVINDPALMYSQFQKPEWMQAKTPAPAQ from the coding sequence ATGAAATTGACGCATTCTGTTCGCGCCGCTCTGGGCATCACACTGCTTGCTGCTGGTATGCAACTGGCGATGGCCAGCAGCGATCCACAGACGATCACATTTGGCGTGGCGCCAGGGCCGTATGGCGATATGGTGAATCTGGCGATCAAACCTGAGCTGGTGAAGAAAGGCTACAAGGTCGTCGTGCGCGAATTCAGCGATTACGTTCAGCCCAATCTGGCGTTGGCTAATGGCAGCATCGATGCCAACCTTTTCCAGCATACGCTGTATCTGGAAAAATTCGCCGCTGATAAAGGGCTAAAAATTTCCCCGTTGATTACCGTACCGACGGCCAGCATGGGCTTCTACTCGAAGAAAATCAAATCGCTGGATGAACTGAAGAAAGGGGATGTCGTCACGCTCTCTAACGACGCCACCAATCTGGCGCGCGGCCTGCGCTTCTTACAATCGATGGGGCTGATTACGATTAAGGCGGATATCGATCCGACCAAAGCTTCGGAAAAGGATATTCTTGAAAACCCGCGCGGGTTGGTCTTCAAACCGATGGAGGCGGCGCAACTGCCTCGCACGCTGGATAGCGTGACGGCCTCGCTGGTGAACGGTAACTTCGCGCTGGCGTCCGGTCTGAAACTGTCATCGGCTATCAAGCTGGAAACGCTGGATGAGAACCTGAAGAACATTATTGCCGTACGCACCGACGATCTCGATAAGCCCTTTGTTAAAGATACCAAAGCGATTGTGGAAGGACCTGCGTATGCCGCAGTGATCAACGATCCGGCATTGATGTATAGCCAGTTCCAAAAGCCGGAGTGGATGCAGGCGAAAACGCCAGCGCCCGCACAGTAA
- a CDS encoding glutathione S-transferase, protein MITIWGRDNSTNVKKVLWCAEELALPYQHIAAGGQFGLNHEADYLAMNPNGLIPCLRDGDLVLWESNTIVRYLAAQYGQDSLYLADAGKRASAEKWMDWASALAVSFGPVFINMVRVAPEKRDMALVQKGIAECERLFDIVDTVLANQPWLSGEQFGVGDIPLGCIVYGWLNMPIKQQSHPHLGRWYQQLTERSAYQKHVMIPLS, encoded by the coding sequence ATGATAACGATTTGGGGTCGTGATAACTCGACCAACGTAAAGAAGGTCCTGTGGTGTGCAGAAGAACTGGCGCTGCCTTATCAGCATATTGCGGCGGGTGGACAATTCGGTCTTAACCATGAAGCCGATTATCTGGCGATGAACCCGAATGGCCTCATCCCCTGTTTGCGAGACGGCGATCTGGTGCTGTGGGAATCCAACACCATCGTACGTTATCTGGCGGCGCAGTATGGGCAGGATTCGCTGTATCTCGCGGATGCAGGCAAACGCGCCAGTGCTGAAAAATGGATGGACTGGGCAAGCGCCCTCGCCGTCTCCTTCGGACCGGTGTTCATTAATATGGTGCGCGTCGCGCCGGAAAAACGCGATATGGCCTTAGTACAGAAGGGCATCGCCGAATGCGAACGCCTGTTCGATATTGTCGATACCGTTCTGGCTAATCAGCCGTGGCTATCCGGCGAACAGTTTGGTGTTGGCGATATTCCACTCGGTTGTATTGTCTACGGCTGGCTGAATATGCCGATTAAGCAGCAGTCGCATCCGCATCTGGGGCGCTGGTATCAGCAACTCACCGAACGTTCGGCTTATCAGAAGCACGTCATGATTCCGCTGTCTTAA
- a CDS encoding PQQ-dependent sugar dehydrogenase, with protein sequence MSYCPMPRNSASHTRLRRFSAAPHWLLLSVTLLFSSQLVAAEPKVTELQDKLDHPWSLAFLPENQGILITERAGHLRLWKAGSALSAPIAGVPKVFAKSQGGLLEVALSPDFAQNRRIYLSFAEEGSDGKAGTAVGYGTLSEDNKRLENFTVFFRQEPKLSTGNHFGGKLAFDRQGHLFIALGENNERPTAQDLDKLQGKIVRLTAEGKVPSDNPFVNTPNARPEIWSYGHRNPQGLAINPWSGVLWENEHGPKGGDEINIPKAGANYGWPIATHGINYSGLKIPEAKGKEIEGMANPDFYWEKSPGISGMAFYNSDRFPQWKNSVFIGALAEKNLIRLTLDGDKVASQERLLSDRGERIREVRLGPDGYLYLLTDHDNGKLLKVGLE encoded by the coding sequence ATGTCCTATTGCCCCATGCCTCGCAATTCTGCTTCACACACCCGGTTACGACGATTTTCTGCTGCGCCTCATTGGCTGCTGCTTAGCGTGACGCTGCTGTTTTCCAGCCAGCTAGTAGCGGCGGAACCGAAGGTGACGGAATTGCAGGATAAGCTGGACCACCCGTGGTCATTAGCGTTTTTACCGGAGAATCAGGGGATTCTGATTACAGAACGTGCCGGGCATTTACGCTTGTGGAAAGCGGGGAGCGCGCTGTCTGCGCCGATCGCTGGCGTCCCGAAGGTTTTCGCTAAATCACAAGGTGGATTACTGGAAGTCGCGCTATCACCAGATTTTGCGCAGAATCGGCGCATCTACCTGAGCTTTGCCGAAGAGGGGAGCGATGGTAAAGCGGGAACCGCTGTCGGCTATGGCACACTCTCCGAGGATAATAAACGGTTAGAGAATTTTACGGTCTTCTTCCGGCAGGAACCGAAGCTGTCGACGGGTAACCACTTCGGCGGCAAGCTGGCTTTTGATCGACAAGGGCACCTGTTTATCGCGCTGGGTGAAAACAACGAGCGTCCGACCGCACAGGATCTGGATAAACTACAGGGCAAGATTGTTCGCCTGACGGCGGAGGGTAAAGTACCGTCCGATAACCCGTTTGTGAACACGCCTAACGCGCGGCCGGAAATCTGGTCCTACGGACACCGTAATCCACAAGGATTGGCGATTAACCCGTGGTCTGGCGTGCTGTGGGAAAATGAACACGGCCCGAAAGGCGGCGATGAAATCAACATCCCTAAAGCGGGAGCAAATTACGGCTGGCCGATTGCGACACACGGCATTAACTATTCCGGGTTGAAGATTCCAGAAGCGAAAGGAAAAGAGATCGAAGGGATGGCGAACCCTGATTTCTATTGGGAGAAATCACCGGGCATCAGCGGCATGGCCTTTTATAACAGCGATCGTTTCCCACAATGGAAAAACTCAGTGTTTATCGGTGCGCTGGCAGAGAAGAACCTGATTCGTCTGACGCTTGATGGCGACAAAGTCGCTTCACAAGAGCGCTTGCTGAGCGATCGCGGTGAACGTATTCGTGAGGTAAGGCTGGGGCCTGATGGCTACCTCTATTTACTGACCGATCATGACAATGGCAAATTACTGAAAGTCGGACTGGAGTAA
- a CDS encoding glycosyltransferase, producing MDQKGQDLLIPHDSLLPHPTEHIRIEPAIHPVKEFYSITQPIQDIHSEVFKTLLNRHDAKEVIEIIRQRMPELTLAHVSAHYLQLCLMYGADRGVANLFQKIRMRYNRSTHHNLVNVATRLINNSFMNEANTIILHLSEFASRHPAQRILRLKYLFALEQLDELSEMFKDIPLRDYQTSDELIALRVKYDCVMGNPSAGLEWLIALAPLDTLPPRLLQWAVDCMTTLERYEEAVPLLEAWFSLDFSYRRDTKRVLRVAEKTGETPRLVLAIERLHGWFTCPDLVRLRTTLLQAYSPPHPVQISGTSPTVNGPTCGDAALQPTKPLSEYAIFFCTDADFSLPAVVALTSLAMSIGGANNLPDIYIFVPPEIRPLWERIAERFTSAFPIITLRIVSTLQMDLDEVRAQFGFYNVGETLSTTTYTRFYASRYLHYIGVTRALYLDSDIVILHSPLSLLYEDMQGFPLAARTDRNTPLIKRAIRLHRIANERYFNAGVILFDLTHPAMISTINTAITYSKQGNSPLLFLDQCALNKAISGLYLALDERYNRFIPPSSATQVIEDNTVIMHFIETPKPWQAGYAGQGLTIWGEYQRHAIRIIGDEIFCSSPVCPS from the coding sequence ATGGATCAAAAAGGCCAAGATTTACTTATTCCACACGATAGTTTATTACCACATCCCACAGAACATATTAGAATAGAACCAGCTATTCACCCTGTAAAAGAATTTTATTCCATTACACAACCAATTCAGGATATTCACTCGGAAGTATTTAAAACATTGCTCAATAGACATGATGCAAAGGAAGTGATTGAAATAATACGGCAGAGAATGCCAGAACTGACTTTAGCTCATGTGTCAGCCCACTATTTACAACTCTGCCTGATGTACGGTGCCGATCGCGGTGTGGCCAACCTGTTTCAAAAGATCAGAATGCGCTACAACCGAAGCACTCATCATAATCTTGTTAATGTCGCAACACGTTTGATTAACAACAGTTTCATGAACGAGGCTAATACGATTATTTTGCACTTATCAGAGTTCGCTAGTCGGCATCCAGCTCAACGTATTTTGCGCTTAAAATACCTGTTTGCCCTCGAACAACTTGATGAGCTAAGCGAGATGTTTAAAGACATCCCATTAAGGGATTACCAAACCTCTGACGAACTGATTGCACTTCGAGTCAAATATGACTGTGTCATGGGGAACCCATCTGCTGGCCTGGAATGGTTAATCGCATTAGCACCTCTCGACACACTTCCTCCCCGCTTACTCCAGTGGGCGGTGGACTGCATGACGACACTAGAACGGTACGAGGAGGCGGTCCCCTTACTGGAGGCGTGGTTTAGCCTTGATTTCTCTTATCGAAGAGATACCAAGCGCGTACTGCGGGTGGCAGAAAAAACGGGGGAAACCCCCAGATTGGTGCTGGCTATCGAACGCCTCCATGGCTGGTTTACCTGCCCTGATTTGGTCCGCTTACGCACGACGCTGCTTCAGGCTTATTCCCCTCCACACCCCGTTCAAATTAGCGGGACCTCTCCAACAGTCAACGGCCCGACATGCGGAGATGCCGCGCTACAGCCAACGAAGCCTCTCTCTGAATATGCCATATTTTTCTGTACTGACGCCGACTTTAGTCTTCCAGCCGTTGTGGCATTAACATCGCTGGCGATGTCGATAGGTGGTGCCAATAATCTCCCCGACATCTATATTTTTGTTCCGCCTGAAATTCGCCCGCTTTGGGAACGTATTGCCGAGCGATTCACGTCAGCATTTCCAATTATAACGCTACGAATTGTTTCGACCTTACAGATGGATCTGGATGAAGTCCGTGCGCAATTTGGTTTCTATAACGTCGGTGAGACATTGAGCACAACCACCTACACGCGATTCTACGCGAGCCGCTATTTACACTATATCGGCGTGACCCGTGCGCTTTATCTCGACTCTGATATTGTGATCCTGCATTCGCCCTTATCCCTGCTCTATGAGGATATGCAGGGGTTCCCATTGGCTGCGCGTACTGACCGAAATACTCCGTTGATAAAGCGCGCTATCCGGCTACATCGGATCGCCAATGAACGTTATTTTAATGCTGGAGTGATACTGTTTGATCTGACACATCCCGCCATGATCTCTACCATCAACACTGCAATTACGTATAGCAAACAAGGAAATAGCCCGTTACTTTTTCTCGATCAATGCGCGTTGAATAAAGCCATTTCCGGGCTTTATCTGGCACTGGATGAGCGCTACAACAGGTTCATACCACCAAGTAGCGCTACACAAGTGATAGAGGACAACACCGTCATTATGCACTTCATTGAAACCCCTAAGCCCTGGCAAGCGGGCTACGCTGGCCAGGGACTCACGATATGGGGTGAATACCAACGCCACGCAATACGCATAATCGGCGATGAAATTTTTTGTTCTAGCCCGGTTTGTCCCTCATGA